A window of the Dickeya dianthicola NCPPB 453 genome harbors these coding sequences:
- a CDS encoding L-lactate permease, with product MYEYLQFSLGVLPLLIMIILILKIRMPIHHSVLITLVITAILSVTVWHTPLQTLGSAIGYGVIKGLWPIIIVILGAIYSYNLMQETRSMDVLRDVLASISDDRRIQVLLISWCFGGFLEAAAGYGTAVAIPIGILIALGFNPLKAAIASLVANTVPTAFGAVGIPVSILAEQVHLPVTTLGGTIILQLALFNILLPFVIIAIIGDGVKAIRGVVGITLVCGITTLIPQYFVAVHLGAELPAFAGSLVSLIAVAAMGRARKGKTDPHYLIQNNKSSGALPSGRDLLKACSIYMLIFTFILLCSPLFPGIKQIVAHVTSTLYFPLAEGKALSLKIDWIATPGVLIIIATLLGGFIQGASLGKMLHVLVNTIKQLKNSIIAITTIVAMATIMDVSGLIATLAQTLVNMTGGAYVFIAPVIGALGTFVTGSDTNSNVLFGKLQTVAAEKLHIDPIWLAAANTSGATGGKMISPQSIAIAVSATRMDGQGSAIMAGTLKYCTAYIFILGLKVGLVYYLFMS from the coding sequence ATGTACGAATACTTACAATTCTCACTCGGTGTTTTACCGCTGCTGATAATGATCATTTTGATTTTGAAAATCAGAATGCCCATTCACCATTCCGTCCTGATCACACTGGTTATCACCGCCATACTGAGCGTTACCGTCTGGCACACGCCGTTGCAAACGCTAGGTTCGGCGATCGGCTATGGGGTGATAAAAGGGTTATGGCCGATCATTATTGTGATCCTGGGAGCGATTTACAGTTATAACCTGATGCAGGAAACACGCAGCATGGATGTACTGCGTGACGTACTGGCCAGTATCAGCGATGACAGACGTATTCAGGTGCTGTTGATTTCCTGGTGCTTTGGCGGCTTTCTTGAAGCGGCCGCCGGCTATGGGACCGCCGTCGCTATTCCCATCGGTATTCTGATCGCCCTCGGTTTCAACCCGCTGAAAGCCGCCATCGCTTCTCTGGTGGCAAACACCGTTCCCACCGCGTTTGGCGCTGTCGGCATTCCGGTGTCAATTTTGGCTGAACAGGTACACCTGCCGGTCACGACGCTGGGCGGCACGATTATTCTGCAACTGGCACTGTTTAACATCCTGCTGCCTTTTGTGATTATCGCCATCATCGGCGACGGTGTGAAAGCTATCCGCGGTGTCGTGGGTATTACGCTGGTGTGTGGGATTACTACACTGATTCCGCAGTATTTCGTCGCCGTTCATCTTGGTGCGGAACTTCCCGCGTTTGCGGGCAGCCTTGTCAGTCTTATCGCAGTGGCGGCGATGGGGCGAGCGCGTAAGGGAAAAACCGATCCCCACTATCTTATTCAGAATAACAAATCATCAGGCGCGCTGCCTTCAGGCCGTGATTTACTGAAAGCCTGCTCTATTTATATGCTTATTTTTACCTTCATTCTGCTCTGCTCCCCGTTATTCCCGGGAATAAAACAAATCGTTGCGCATGTGACGTCAACGCTATATTTCCCACTGGCGGAGGGTAAAGCCCTGTCGCTGAAAATCGACTGGATTGCCACACCTGGCGTTCTCATTATTATCGCCACCTTGCTTGGCGGTTTTATTCAAGGCGCATCGTTGGGAAAGATGCTGCACGTATTGGTTAATACGATCAAACAGTTGAAAAACTCTATTATCGCTATCACCACCATCGTGGCAATGGCAACCATTATGGACGTCAGTGGATTAATCGCCACGCTGGCGCAAACCCTGGTAAATATGACGGGCGGCGCTTATGTCTTTATTGCCCCCGTCATCGGCGCGCTGGGCACCTTCGTAACGGGAAGTGATACCAACTCGAACGTACTCTTCGGAAAACTGCAGACGGTGGCGGCAGAAAAACTCCATATTGACCCCATCTGGCTGGCGGCGGCAAACACTTCAGGGGCAACCGGCGGGAAAATGATCTCCCCGCAAAGTATCGCCATTGCGGTATCCGCGACCCGGATGGATGGACAGGGCAGCGCCATCATGGCCGGCACGCTGAAATACTGCACCGCCTACATCTTCATTCTCGGGTTAAAAGTTGGGCTGGTTTATTACCTGTTTATGTCCTGA
- a CDS encoding (Fe-S)-binding protein, with product MNVNFFVTCIGDALKSRMARDSVLLLEHLGCQVNFPEKQGCCGQPALNSGYVNDAIPGMKNLIAALEENDDPIISPAGSCTYAIKSYATWLADEPEWAQRAENVAARMYDLTSFIVNTLGVVDVGARLPGKAVYHPSCSLFRKMGVKEEPLALLKQVDGLTLLPFQAPETCCGFGGTFSVKMAAISGEMVKEKVSHIMDARPDYLIGADVSCLLNIGGRLQREGHPVKVMHIAEVLMSR from the coding sequence GTGAATGTTAATTTTTTTGTGACCTGCATAGGCGATGCGCTTAAATCGCGTATGGCACGGGATTCCGTATTACTGCTGGAGCACTTAGGCTGTCAGGTGAATTTTCCTGAAAAACAAGGGTGCTGTGGTCAGCCGGCACTCAACAGCGGTTATGTTAATGATGCCATTCCCGGCATGAAAAACCTGATTGCGGCGCTGGAGGAAAACGACGACCCGATTATCTCCCCCGCGGGTTCTTGCACCTACGCCATCAAAAGTTACGCCACCTGGCTTGCCGACGAACCGGAGTGGGCGCAACGCGCCGAAAACGTCGCCGCACGCATGTACGACCTGACCTCGTTTATCGTCAATACGCTGGGTGTCGTGGACGTGGGGGCCCGTTTACCCGGCAAGGCGGTTTACCATCCTTCCTGTAGCCTGTTTCGCAAGATGGGGGTGAAAGAAGAACCGCTGGCGCTGCTAAAGCAGGTGGATGGCCTAACGCTGCTGCCGTTTCAGGCGCCAGAAACCTGCTGTGGTTTCGGCGGCACGTTCTCGGTAAAAATGGCGGCGATTTCCGGTGAAATGGTGAAAGAGAAAGTCAGCCATATTATGGATGCCCGGCCGGATTACCTCATCGGCGCCGATGTCAGTTGTCTGCTCAATATCGGCGGACGTCTGCAACGCGAGGGGCACCCCGTCAAGGTGATGCATATCGCCGAAGTGTTGATGAGCCGCTGA
- a CDS encoding LutB/LldF family L-lactate oxidation iron-sulfur protein — MFLKTSDVAFKTRIKQQIDDPIMRNAVANAQQRIGANRQKMVDELGHWEDWRERASQIREHVLANLDAYLYQLSERVSANGGQVFFAKTKEDATGYILQVARSKQAKKVVKAKSMVTEEIGMNHVLQEAGIQVIETDLGEYILQLDGDPPSHIVVPAIHKDRHQIRRVLHEKLGYDGPETPEAMTRFIRHKIRQDFLSAEVGVTGCNFAVAETGSVCLMTNEGNARMCTTLPKTHIAVMGMERIAPTFEEVDVLITMLARSAVGARLTGYNTWLTGPREAGNVDGPEEFHLVIVDNGRSTILGSQFQDILRCIRCGACMNTCPAYRHIGGHGYGSIYPGPIGAVISPLLGGYDDFKDLPYACSLCTACDSVCPVKIPLSKLILKHRQVMAEGGLTPKGEQSAIKLFAYANSHPRLWKVGMIAGAHAARWFIKEGKMPLNIGAIGEWTQARDLPQADGESFRSWFKKHKAQGNQ, encoded by the coding sequence ATGTTTTTAAAAACCAGCGATGTTGCTTTCAAAACGCGCATCAAACAACAGATAGACGATCCTATTATGCGTAATGCGGTCGCTAACGCGCAGCAACGCATTGGCGCCAACCGCCAGAAAATGGTCGATGAACTGGGGCACTGGGAAGACTGGCGCGAACGCGCAAGCCAAATCCGCGAACACGTACTGGCCAATCTGGATGCCTATCTCTACCAGCTCTCAGAACGCGTCAGCGCCAACGGCGGCCAGGTTTTTTTCGCCAAAACCAAAGAAGACGCCACTGGCTATATCCTGCAAGTCGCCCGGTCGAAGCAGGCCAAAAAGGTGGTCAAAGCCAAATCGATGGTCACCGAAGAGATTGGGATGAATCATGTCCTGCAGGAAGCCGGTATCCAGGTGATTGAAACCGACCTTGGCGAATACATTCTGCAACTCGACGGTGACCCACCCTCACATATCGTCGTACCGGCCATCCATAAAGATCGCCATCAGATTCGGCGTGTCTTGCACGAAAAACTCGGTTATGACGGGCCGGAGACTCCGGAAGCCATGACACGGTTCATCCGCCACAAGATCCGTCAGGATTTCCTGAGCGCCGAAGTCGGCGTGACCGGTTGTAACTTCGCCGTGGCGGAAACCGGTTCGGTTTGCCTGATGACCAATGAAGGCAACGCCCGCATGTGTACGACGTTGCCGAAAACGCATATCGCGGTGATGGGCATGGAGCGCATCGCCCCGACGTTCGAAGAGGTCGATGTGCTCATCACCATGCTGGCCCGCAGCGCGGTCGGCGCGCGCCTGACGGGGTACAATACCTGGCTTACCGGCCCCCGCGAAGCGGGTAATGTGGATGGTCCGGAGGAGTTCCATCTGGTTATTGTCGACAACGGCCGCTCCACGATACTGGGTTCCCAGTTTCAGGACATATTGCGCTGCATTCGTTGCGGCGCCTGTATGAATACCTGCCCGGCCTACCGCCATATCGGTGGTCACGGCTACGGCTCCATCTACCCCGGTCCTATCGGTGCGGTCATCTCTCCCCTGCTGGGCGGTTATGATGATTTTAAAGATCTGCCTTACGCCTGTTCGCTGTGTACCGCCTGTGACAGCGTCTGCCCGGTAAAAATCCCGTTGTCGAAACTGATACTGAAACACCGGCAAGTCATGGCGGAAGGCGGCCTCACGCCAAAAGGCGAGCAGAGCGCGATTAAGCTGTTCGCGTATGCCAACAGCCATCCGAGGCTATGGAAAGTCGGCATGATAGCGGGCGCCCATGCCGCCAGGTGGTTCATCAAAGAGGGCAAAATGCCGCTCAATATTGGGGCGATCGGCGAATGGACACAAGCGCGTGATTTACCGCAAGCCGATGGCGAAAGTTTCCGCTCCTGGTTTAAAAAACACAAAGCGCAGGGAAATCAATGA
- a CDS encoding LutC/YkgG family protein codes for MNHRDEFLADIAKALGRDVRHIPAPPPVPVNDYAHTRLTELDAQQRCDAFIEFAAGVMLAHCELTTEADAPEAALRLCERYGREPVLISGDERLAALGITARLQHACGAAVWEPARGEENIRLAEQAKMGVVYAEYGLTESGGVVLFSTPERGRAISLLPESSLFVLRKSTILPRVAQLARRLHQLARQGTRMPSCINLIGGPSSTADIELIKVVGVHGPVNAAYLIIEDC; via the coding sequence ATGAATCACAGAGACGAATTTTTAGCTGACATCGCCAAAGCACTCGGCCGGGATGTTCGTCATATTCCCGCGCCGCCGCCGGTTCCGGTCAATGATTACGCCCATACCCGCCTGACTGAACTCGACGCGCAGCAACGCTGCGACGCGTTCATTGAATTCGCCGCCGGCGTCATGCTGGCGCACTGTGAATTGACCACCGAAGCCGACGCGCCCGAGGCGGCATTGCGCTTGTGCGAACGCTACGGGCGCGAGCCCGTGCTGATTAGCGGTGATGAACGACTGGCGGCATTGGGCATCACCGCCCGGCTACAGCACGCCTGCGGTGCGGCCGTCTGGGAACCCGCGCGTGGCGAGGAGAATATCCGGCTGGCGGAGCAGGCCAAAATGGGGGTGGTCTACGCGGAATACGGCTTAACCGAGTCCGGCGGCGTGGTGTTGTTTTCTACGCCGGAACGCGGCCGCGCGATCAGCCTGCTGCCGGAATCATCGCTTTTTGTCCTGCGCAAAAGCACTATTTTGCCGCGCGTGGCGCAACTGGCGCGTCGGCTGCATCAGCTAGCCCGGCAAGGCACGCGAATGCCTTCGTGTATTAATCTGATCGGCGGCCCCAGCTCCACCGCCGACATTGAGCTTATCAAAGTCGTGGGGGTACACGGCCCGGTGAACGCGGCCTACCTGATCATAGAAGACTGTTAA
- the hrpA gene encoding ATP-dependent RNA helicase HrpA: MTSPLHALEPQLNALMLRDRQRLRRRLQGAMKVGNPQAQVSIAQEIGREIDAARLRVEQRKASLPAIRYPEALPVSQKREAILSAIRDHQVVIVAGETGSGKTTQLPKMCLELGRGVTGLIGHTQPRRLAARSVADRIAAELETPLGGAVGYKVRFNDQIGDNTLVKLMTDGILLAEIQQDRLLMQYDTLIIDEAHERSLNIDFILGYLRQLLPRRPDLKVIITSATIDPQRFSRHFGNAPIIEVSGRTYPVDVRYRPVVEEAQDGDRDQLQAMLDAVDELCREGPGDILVFMSGEREIRDTADALNKQDLPHTEILPLYARLSNQEQNRVFQSHHGRRIVLATNVAETSLTVPGIRYVIDPGTARISRYSYRTKVQRLPIEPVSQASANQRKGRCGRVAAGICIRLYSEQDFLSRPAFTDPEILRTNLASVILQMTALGLGDIAAFPFVDAPDKRNIQDGVRLLEELSALQSSDDGHYRLTPQGRHLAQLPIDPRLARMVLEARQTSCVREAMIITAALSIQDPRERPVEKKQAAEEKHRRFVDKESDFLTFVNLWDYLQEQQKALSSSQFRKLCRSDYLNYLRVREWQDIYTQLRQVVKELGFPVNSEPADYRSLHGALLTGLLSHIGQKDVEKQEFSGARNTRFAIFPGSGLFKKPPKWAIVAELVETSRLWGRIAARIEPEWVEPLAQHLIKRSYSEPHWEKAQGAVMAQEKVTLYGLPLVAARKVNYGAIDPVVSRELFIRHALVEGDWQTQHAFFRANQKLRSEVEELENKSRRRDILVDDEMLFAFYDQRLPQDLVSSRHFDNWWTQASKTDPDRLNFEKTMLIKDGAERVSALDYPNHWQQGELRLRLTYQFEPGADADGVTVHIPLPVLNQVKEDGFEWQIPGLRRDVVVALIKSLPKPIRRNFVPAPNYADAFLARVTPLEKGLLEALERELRQMTGVTVDREAWQWDQVADHLKMTFRVVDEKNRTLREGKNLRALKDQLQEKVQQTLSAVADDGIEQRELHIWSFGDLPERYEQKRGGYAVKAYPALVDEKDSVAIRLFDTPHQQQQMMWRGQRRLLLLNIPSPIKYLHEKLPNKAKLGLYFNPYGKVLELIDDCIACGVDKLMTVAGGPVWQEDAFRQLHERVRAELNDTVVDIAQQVEQILTAVFSINKRLKGRVDMALALALSDIKSQMSGLVFRGFVTDNGWKRLPDVLRYLQAIERRLDKLAQDVHRDRAQMLKVEQVQQAWQQWLNTLPPERREDDDVKAIRWMIEELRVSYFAQQLGTPYPVSDKRILQAMAQIEG, translated from the coding sequence GTGACATCACCTCTCCATGCGTTAGAACCTCAGCTTAATGCGCTAATGTTGCGCGACCGGCAACGCCTGCGCCGCCGTTTGCAAGGCGCGATGAAAGTGGGAAACCCGCAAGCACAGGTTTCAATTGCGCAGGAAATTGGCCGGGAGATCGACGCCGCGCGCTTGCGGGTGGAGCAGCGCAAGGCGTCGTTGCCGGCGATACGTTACCCGGAAGCATTGCCGGTGAGCCAGAAACGCGAGGCGATCCTCAGCGCTATCCGCGACCATCAGGTGGTGATCGTGGCCGGGGAAACCGGTTCCGGCAAAACCACCCAGTTGCCGAAGATGTGTCTGGAGCTGGGGCGCGGCGTCACCGGGCTGATTGGTCATACTCAGCCGCGCCGGCTGGCGGCCCGCAGCGTAGCGGATCGCATCGCGGCGGAGCTGGAGACGCCGCTTGGCGGCGCCGTGGGTTACAAGGTGCGATTCAACGATCAGATTGGCGACAACACGCTGGTCAAACTGATGACGGACGGTATTCTGCTGGCGGAGATTCAGCAGGACCGGCTGTTGATGCAGTACGACACGCTGATCATCGACGAGGCGCACGAACGCAGCCTCAACATCGACTTTATTCTCGGTTATCTCCGGCAACTGCTGCCCCGACGTCCGGACCTCAAGGTGATCATCACCTCTGCCACCATCGATCCGCAGCGTTTTTCGCGCCACTTCGGCAATGCGCCGATCATTGAGGTGTCCGGACGGACGTATCCGGTGGATGTTCGTTACCGGCCGGTGGTGGAAGAGGCGCAAGACGGCGACCGTGACCAGTTGCAGGCGATGCTGGATGCGGTGGACGAACTGTGCCGCGAAGGGCCGGGCGATATTCTGGTGTTTATGAGCGGCGAGCGGGAGATCCGCGATACCGCTGATGCGCTGAACAAGCAGGACTTGCCGCATACCGAGATTTTGCCGCTGTACGCGCGGCTCTCCAACCAGGAGCAGAACCGGGTGTTCCAGTCTCACCACGGGCGGCGCATCGTGCTGGCGACCAACGTGGCGGAAACCTCGCTGACGGTGCCGGGCATTCGTTATGTGATTGACCCCGGCACCGCGCGCATCAGCCGTTACAGCTATCGTACCAAGGTGCAGCGGCTGCCTATCGAGCCGGTGTCGCAGGCTTCCGCCAACCAGCGCAAAGGGCGCTGCGGCCGCGTGGCGGCGGGCATTTGCATCCGGCTTTATTCCGAGCAGGATTTTCTCTCCCGGCCGGCGTTTACCGACCCGGAAATTTTGCGCACTAATCTGGCGTCTGTCATTTTGCAGATGACGGCGTTGGGGTTGGGCGATATTGCGGCGTTTCCGTTTGTCGACGCGCCGGACAAGCGCAACATTCAGGATGGGGTGCGGCTGCTGGAAGAACTGAGCGCGCTTCAGAGCAGCGACGACGGTCACTACCGGTTGACGCCACAGGGGCGCCATCTGGCGCAGTTGCCTATCGACCCGCGGCTGGCGCGCATGGTGCTGGAAGCGCGCCAGACCAGCTGCGTGCGTGAGGCGATGATCATCACCGCGGCGTTGTCGATTCAGGACCCGCGCGAGCGCCCGGTGGAGAAAAAGCAGGCCGCGGAGGAGAAACACCGCCGTTTCGTCGACAAAGAGTCCGATTTCCTGACCTTCGTCAACCTGTGGGATTACCTGCAAGAGCAGCAGAAAGCGCTGTCGTCCAGCCAGTTTCGCAAACTGTGCCGCAGCGATTACCTCAACTACCTGCGGGTGAGGGAATGGCAGGATATCTACACCCAGTTGCGCCAGGTGGTCAAAGAGCTGGGTTTCCCGGTCAACAGCGAACCGGCGGATTACCGTAGCCTGCACGGCGCGCTGCTGACCGGATTGCTGTCCCACATCGGGCAAAAAGACGTCGAAAAACAGGAATTCAGCGGGGCGCGCAATACCCGTTTCGCCATTTTCCCCGGTTCGGGCCTGTTCAAAAAGCCGCCGAAGTGGGCCATCGTGGCGGAACTGGTGGAAACCAGCCGCCTGTGGGGACGCATCGCCGCCCGCATCGAACCGGAATGGGTTGAACCGCTGGCGCAGCATCTGATCAAACGCAGCTACAGCGAGCCGCACTGGGAAAAAGCGCAGGGCGCGGTGATGGCGCAGGAAAAGGTCACGCTGTACGGTCTGCCGCTGGTGGCGGCCCGCAAGGTGAATTACGGCGCCATCGACCCGGTAGTGTCGCGCGAGCTGTTTATTCGCCATGCGCTGGTGGAAGGCGACTGGCAAACCCAACACGCGTTTTTCCGCGCCAACCAGAAGCTGCGCTCGGAAGTGGAAGAGCTGGAGAACAAGTCGCGCCGCCGCGACATTCTGGTGGATGACGAGATGCTGTTTGCGTTCTACGACCAGCGTCTTCCCCAAGACCTGGTGTCGAGCCGTCATTTCGATAACTGGTGGACACAGGCGTCGAAAACCGACCCGGATCGGCTGAATTTCGAGAAGACGATGCTGATCAAAGACGGGGCGGAGCGCGTCAGCGCGCTGGACTACCCGAACCACTGGCAGCAGGGCGAACTGCGTTTGCGCCTCACCTACCAGTTCGAACCGGGGGCGGACGCCGACGGCGTCACCGTGCATATCCCGCTGCCGGTGTTGAATCAGGTTAAAGAGGACGGATTCGAATGGCAGATCCCAGGGCTGCGCCGTGACGTGGTGGTGGCGTTGATCAAATCGCTGCCGAAACCGATACGGCGCAACTTCGTGCCGGCGCCCAACTATGCCGACGCGTTTCTGGCGCGGGTGACGCCGTTGGAGAAAGGGCTGCTGGAGGCGCTGGAGCGCGAGCTGCGGCAGATGACCGGCGTGACGGTTGACCGCGAAGCCTGGCAGTGGGATCAGGTGGCCGATCACCTGAAAATGACCTTCCGGGTGGTGGACGAGAAAAACCGGACGTTGCGGGAAGGCAAGAATCTGCGGGCATTGAAAGATCAGTTGCAGGAGAAGGTGCAGCAAACGCTGTCGGCGGTGGCGGATGACGGCATCGAACAGCGCGAGCTGCATATCTGGAGTTTTGGCGATTTGCCGGAGCGTTACGAGCAGAAACGCGGCGGCTACGCGGTAAAAGCCTACCCGGCGCTGGTGGATGAGAAAGACAGCGTGGCGATTCGTCTGTTCGATACGCCGCACCAGCAGCAACAGATGATGTGGCGCGGTCAGCGCCGCCTGCTGTTGCTGAATATTCCGTCTCCCATCAAGTACCTGCACGAAAAGCTGCCTAACAAGGCCAAGCTGGGGCTGTATTTCAATCCCTACGGCAAGGTGCTGGAGCTGATCGACGATTGCATCGCCTGCGGCGTGGACAAGTTGATGACGGTGGCGGGCGGACCGGTGTGGCAGGAAGACGCGTTCCGCCAGTTACACGAGCGGGTGCGTGCGGAACTGAATGACACGGTGGTGGATATCGCCCAGCAGGTGGAGCAGATCCTGACGGCGGTCTTCTCGATCAACAAGCGGCTCAAAGGCCGGGTGGATATGGCGCTGGCGCTAGCCTTGAGCGACATCAAAAGCCAGATGAGCGGGTTGGTATTCCGCGGCTTCGTTACTGACAACGGCTGGAAGCGGCTGCCGGATGTGCTGCGCTATCTGCAGGCCATCGAGCGTCGGCTGGATAAACTGGCGCAGGACGTCCACCGCGACCGCGCGCAAATGCTGAAAGTGGAGCAGGTGCAACAGGCCTGGCAGCAGTGGCTGAACACACTGCCGCCGGAGCGGCGGGAAGATGACGACGTGAAAGCCATCCGCTGGATGATCGAGGAACTGCGCGTCAGCTACTTCGCCCAGCAGCTTGGCACGCCTTATCCGGTTTCTGATAAACGCATTTTGCAGGCGATGGCGCAGATTGAGGGATAA
- a CDS encoding FMN-dependent NADH-azoreductase, with amino-acid sequence MSKVLVLKSSILADFSQSNQMADHFTASWQAAHPGDTITVRDLAAKPVPVLDGELVGALRPSDKPLTPRQQDALALSDELIAELQAHDVIVLAAPMYNFNIPTQLKNYFDFIARAGVTFRYTEQGPEGLVKGKRALVLTSRGGIHKGAPSDLLTPYLRLFLAFIGISDVEFVFAEGFGYGPDVAQKALAGAKDELSQLASA; translated from the coding sequence ATGAGCAAAGTACTCGTCCTTAAATCAAGTATTCTGGCTGACTTCTCCCAGTCTAACCAGATGGCCGATCACTTTACCGCCTCCTGGCAGGCAGCACATCCTGGCGACACCATCACCGTGCGCGACCTGGCCGCCAAGCCGGTGCCGGTGCTGGATGGCGAACTGGTTGGCGCGCTGCGTCCTTCCGACAAACCGCTGACGCCGCGTCAGCAGGATGCGCTGGCCTTGTCCGACGAGCTGATTGCCGAGTTGCAGGCGCACGATGTCATCGTGCTGGCCGCCCCGATGTACAACTTCAACATCCCGACCCAACTGAAAAATTATTTTGACTTCATCGCCCGCGCCGGCGTGACGTTCCGCTACACCGAGCAGGGTCCGGAAGGTCTGGTGAAAGGTAAACGCGCACTGGTGCTGACCAGCCGCGGCGGTATCCACAAAGGCGCGCCGAGCGACCTGCTGACCCCGTACCTGCGCCTATTCCTGGCGTTCATCGGCATCAGCGACGTGGAATTCGTGTTTGCGGAAGGTTTCGGTTACGGCCCGGATGTGGCGCAGAAAGCGCTGGCTGGCGCCAAAGACGAACTGTCTCAGTTGGCGTCGGCGTAA
- a CDS encoding YnbE family lipoprotein, with protein sequence MKTACAAMAAVLLVGCTPRIEVAAPKEPITINMNVRIEHDIRIHTDKETVQLLERSDKRIGEQIKKSAPADADAQEKTRLQDKKQEN encoded by the coding sequence ATGAAAACAGCCTGTGCCGCGATGGCTGCCGTGCTGCTGGTCGGCTGCACCCCGCGCATTGAGGTGGCGGCGCCGAAAGAACCGATCACCATCAACATGAATGTGCGCATTGAGCACGACATTCGCATCCACACGGATAAAGAAACGGTGCAACTGCTGGAGAGGTCGGATAAGCGTATTGGCGAGCAAATAAAGAAAAGCGCACCGGCAGACGCAGACGCGCAAGAAAAAACCAGATTGCAAGATAAGAAACAGGAGAACTAA